One genomic segment of bacterium includes these proteins:
- a CDS encoding isoprenylcysteine carboxylmethyltransferase family protein, with translation MHSTRITKIFYLLVAWMCLCLQTACAADISFNLNVSSKDNVVTLRILNSGRDLAREVTAKIQLGTSELTVKVADELAAGQQQTVNQEINMPEQSGSYPIITTIYYLNEGKRLSLSNLGSFHVGIPSRLDDTIKLSPLRLTKRGTLDVFTQDLAAVQVVFPDEIVVSKREIKADRVRYTLDNVYQQFKATYPIYAYVTRVLPGGEHAFTYAEGEISTRLVVKDRSLFSASAIFAIFIVSLVLSFISYRHGLSTGFSKFKIAFIRYTFSVCCVSFFYLIFRQGYIFSDFALANLRPDLFSGSVGAYFFRVLKTLSSWFYFEGGDYDNFAKYIADPLYIYMLCINFFVIYYVIRPIPDEDKYWQLMKFCFSFVPLRVTGKPRDHWNRLTRLALLTFCVKLFYVPLLTSWTISNTLGFLGNYGQLIAAVTTGNAVRAFYQLNSFLVFLLIYVDVAIFTFGYLTELPQLKNQIKSVEPTVFGWFVCLACYPPFNSFSFKPFDIALTNNWEPPLGNSLHWFATILITLLWAIYTWASVALGVRSSNLTNRGIISRGPYRYVRHPAYISKVSLWVVETVFFGQRTLMLMTVTAFVYYLRALTEERHLGQDPDYHEYKRQVPYRFIPRLI, from the coding sequence ATTCAGTTAGGAACTAGTGAGTTAACCGTCAAAGTTGCTGATGAGCTTGCAGCAGGTCAACAGCAAACAGTTAATCAGGAAATTAACATGCCTGAGCAGTCGGGCAGTTATCCGATTATCACCACGATCTATTACCTCAACGAGGGTAAACGCCTGTCTTTAAGCAATCTAGGCAGTTTCCACGTGGGAATCCCTAGTAGGCTAGACGACACGATTAAGCTAAGCCCTCTACGTTTGACCAAGCGCGGCACGCTTGATGTTTTCACGCAGGATCTTGCCGCGGTTCAAGTGGTATTTCCTGACGAGATTGTTGTTTCGAAAAGAGAAATCAAAGCAGATCGTGTGCGCTATACTCTGGATAATGTTTACCAGCAATTTAAGGCAACATATCCGATTTATGCATACGTGACACGCGTTTTGCCCGGGGGTGAGCATGCCTTTACTTATGCAGAGGGTGAAATTTCGACACGCCTGGTAGTCAAGGACCGGTCGCTTTTTAGTGCCAGCGCGATTTTTGCTATTTTTATAGTGAGTTTAGTATTGAGCTTTATCAGTTATCGTCATGGACTGAGCACCGGGTTTTCCAAGTTTAAGATTGCCTTTATTCGCTACACGTTTTCTGTTTGTTGCGTTTCCTTTTTCTACTTAATTTTCAGGCAAGGCTATATTTTTTCTGATTTCGCGCTGGCTAATTTAAGGCCCGATCTTTTCAGCGGTAGCGTAGGAGCTTATTTTTTCCGTGTTTTAAAAACACTCTCGAGTTGGTTCTATTTCGAGGGTGGGGATTACGATAATTTCGCCAAGTATATTGCTGACCCACTTTATATTTACATGCTCTGCATTAATTTCTTCGTGATTTATTATGTGATTCGCCCCATTCCTGACGAGGATAAGTACTGGCAATTAATGAAGTTTTGTTTTTCTTTTGTTCCACTGCGCGTCACGGGAAAACCGCGCGATCACTGGAACCGTCTGACGCGTCTAGCGTTACTGACTTTTTGCGTGAAGCTTTTTTATGTGCCCTTACTGACCAGTTGGACGATTTCTAATACTTTAGGTTTTCTTGGTAATTATGGTCAGCTCATTGCTGCCGTAACAACTGGCAACGCTGTGCGCGCTTTTTATCAACTTAATTCATTTCTCGTATTTTTGTTAATTTATGTAGATGTTGCGATTTTCACTTTTGGTTATTTGACTGAGCTGCCGCAGTTGAAGAACCAAATCAAATCGGTCGAGCCAACTGTTTTTGGTTGGTTTGTTTGCCTTGCATGTTACCCACCATTCAACAGTTTTTCATTTAAACCATTCGATATCGCCCTGACCAATAATTGGGAACCGCCCTTAGGCAATTCATTGCATTGGTTTGCGACAATTTTAATTACTCTACTTTGGGCGATTTATACTTGGGCGTCTGTGGCACTAGGAGTACGTTCCTCGAATCTAACAAACCGCGGAATTATTAGCCGCGGACCTTATCGCTATGTGCGTCACCCAGCATATATTTCAAAAGTAAGCTTGTGGGTTGTGGAAACGGTCTTTTTTGGTCAGCGCACACTGATGCTCATGACCGTGACAGCATTTGTTTATTATTTGCGCGCACTGACAGAAGAGCGGCACTTAGGTCAAGATCCCGATTATCACGAATATAAACGACAAGTTCCTTATCGTTTTATCCCGCGCTTAATCTAG